A genomic region of uncultured Roseibium sp. contains the following coding sequences:
- a CDS encoding GntR family transcriptional regulator, which produces MDVGSQLPAEVVLAEQMEVSRTIVRTALQKLDEEDLINWEGRQKTLIRRPEQRHRLFQSESAPSDEELEQLFFEWILRFDVPAGTSLNIAQLSRQFGVPAHSLQEFLSGLSRFGLVERRAKGGWTLSGFTAEFAIELSDFRLVLEMNAVRQLLSLPEDHEIWAKLKELEIEHEALKKDLKTRYHDFSTLDEKFHSTLNSVVKNRFVLEAQKLISLIFHYHYMWDKHDERERNAAAIEEHLEWIRAMLAHDRLHSEEAALKHLRRSKETLLASLIDHKRA; this is translated from the coding sequence ATGGATGTTGGCAGCCAACTGCCTGCGGAGGTCGTTCTGGCCGAGCAGATGGAGGTGAGCCGGACCATCGTGCGAACCGCGCTGCAAAAACTTGATGAAGAAGATCTGATCAATTGGGAAGGCAGGCAGAAGACTCTCATCCGGCGGCCTGAACAGAGGCATCGCCTGTTCCAGTCCGAAAGCGCGCCTTCGGACGAAGAGCTGGAACAGCTGTTCTTCGAGTGGATCCTGCGCTTCGACGTGCCTGCCGGCACGTCCCTTAATATTGCCCAGTTGTCGCGACAGTTCGGTGTCCCGGCGCACAGCCTTCAGGAGTTCCTGTCCGGCCTGAGCCGGTTCGGGCTTGTCGAGCGGCGGGCCAAGGGAGGCTGGACCCTGTCAGGGTTTACGGCGGAATTCGCGATTGAACTCTCCGATTTCCGGCTCGTTCTGGAAATGAATGCCGTCAGGCAACTGTTGTCGCTGCCGGAAGATCATGAAATCTGGGCGAAGCTCAAGGAGCTTGAAATCGAGCACGAGGCGCTGAAGAAGGACCTCAAGACCCGGTATCACGACTTCTCGACGCTGGACGAAAAATTTCATTCAACGCTCAACAGCGTGGTGAAGAACCGCTTCGTTCTGGAAGCCCAGAAACTGATCTCGCTCATTTTCCACTATCATTACATGTGGGACAAACATGACGAGCGGGAACGCAACGCGGCGGCGATCGAGGAACATCTGGAATGGATCAGAGCCATGCTCGCTCATGACCGTCTTCATTCCGAGGAAGCAGCGCTCAAGCACCTGCGCCGTTCAAAGGAAACGCTCCTGGCCTCCCTGATAGATCACAAACGCGCCTGA
- a CDS encoding zinc-binding alcohol dehydrogenase family protein: MKHETATPADGKNARMPRGVVVEPGVFQLSEQDLPLEAPEGWVLVDIRAVGICGTDYHIFEGKHPFLNYPRVIGHELSGRVARATGPFKDGELVVINPYLSCGTCRACRKGKPNCCENIEVLGVHRDGGMCSRIAVPETNLYRATGLGELQAAMVEFLAIGAHAVRRAGEVRGERVLVTGAGPIGLGTALFARIQGAEVHLLDLSDARLRQAGEKFGFEKQHLAGTDLLTGPLADGFDVIFDATGSARAIEAGFPLLAHGSRYVLVSVVKDQIRFDDPEFHKRETQIIGSRNATAEDFETVMQAIRDGLIDTDALCSLTIPVQDIAGRFEALASDRETLIKAVVTF; encoded by the coding sequence ATGAAGCATGAGACAGCGACACCAGCAGACGGGAAAAACGCGCGCATGCCCCGCGGCGTTGTCGTGGAACCGGGCGTGTTCCAACTGTCGGAGCAGGACCTGCCGCTGGAGGCACCGGAGGGCTGGGTGCTGGTCGATATCCGGGCGGTGGGCATCTGCGGGACCGACTATCACATATTCGAGGGCAAACACCCGTTTCTGAATTATCCGAGGGTGATCGGTCACGAACTCAGCGGACGGGTTGCCAGGGCAACCGGCCCGTTTAAGGACGGCGAGCTGGTGGTCATCAATCCCTATCTTTCCTGCGGAACGTGCCGCGCCTGCAGAAAGGGCAAGCCGAACTGCTGCGAGAACATCGAGGTTCTCGGCGTCCACAGGGACGGCGGCATGTGCTCGAGGATCGCCGTGCCGGAGACGAACCTCTACCGCGCCACCGGTCTGGGCGAGCTTCAGGCGGCAATGGTCGAGTTCCTGGCGATCGGTGCCCACGCGGTCCGGCGCGCCGGTGAGGTGAGAGGCGAGCGCGTGCTGGTGACGGGTGCAGGTCCCATCGGGCTCGGCACGGCGCTATTCGCGCGCATTCAGGGCGCGGAGGTTCATCTGCTCGATCTCAGCGACGCGCGATTGCGTCAGGCCGGGGAGAAGTTCGGCTTTGAAAAGCAGCATCTTGCCGGGACGGACCTTCTGACCGGGCCGCTCGCCGACGGCTTCGACGTCATTTTCGACGCGACGGGAAGCGCGCGCGCGATCGAGGCGGGCTTTCCGCTGCTGGCCCATGGCAGCCGCTACGTGCTGGTCAGTGTCGTCAAGGACCAGATCCGATTCGACGACCCGGAGTTCCACAAACGGGAAACCCAGATCATCGGCAGCCGCAACGCGACGGCCGAGGATTTCGAAACCGTGATGCAGGCCATACGCGACGGCTTGATCGATACGGACGCGCTCTGTTCGCTCACGATCCCGGTCCAGGACATTGCCGGCCGCTTCGAGGCGCTTGCCAGTGACCGCGAGACGCTGATCAAGGCTGTGGTGACGTTCTGA
- a CDS encoding ATP-binding cassette domain-containing protein, translated as MSLDSASQPLVEMSNIEKHFGGIRAVNGVSLNLYPGEVVGVLGHNGAGKSCLMRILSGAMIANEGTIKVNGERAEIQNPHDARDLGIETIYQTLALADHLNAPANLFLGRELKTRLGNLDDRKMMAETQRVLRKLNPNFKNLDDPVAKLSGGQRQVIAIARAIYFNVKILIMDEPTAALGPSETAMVADLIKGLRADGIGILLVSHDMQDVFELCDRVVVMNKGRNVGSHPIDDVTKDDVLSLIIKGELPGDWVPRGREKLQ; from the coding sequence ATGAGCCTCGACAGCGCTTCCCAGCCCCTTGTTGAGATGAGCAACATTGAAAAGCATTTCGGCGGCATTCGCGCGGTCAACGGTGTTTCGCTGAACCTTTACCCGGGTGAGGTGGTCGGTGTGCTCGGACACAACGGGGCGGGAAAATCGTGCCTGATGCGCATCCTGTCGGGGGCGATGATCGCGAATGAAGGCACGATCAAGGTCAATGGTGAACGCGCCGAAATCCAGAACCCTCACGATGCGCGCGACCTTGGGATTGAAACAATCTACCAGACCCTTGCGCTCGCCGATCACCTGAATGCGCCCGCCAATCTCTTTCTTGGGCGCGAGCTGAAGACCAGGCTCGGCAATCTCGACGACCGGAAGATGATGGCCGAGACGCAGCGCGTCTTGCGCAAGCTCAACCCCAATTTCAAGAACCTTGACGATCCGGTTGCAAAGCTCTCCGGCGGCCAGCGGCAGGTTATTGCGATTGCACGGGCAATCTATTTCAATGTGAAGATACTGATCATGGACGAACCGACGGCAGCGCTCGGTCCGTCCGAGACCGCGATGGTCGCCGACCTCATCAAGGGCTTGCGGGCAGACGGGATCGGCATCCTGCTTGTCAGTCACGACATGCAGGATGTCTTTGAGCTGTGCGACCGCGTGGTCGTGATGAACAAGGGTAGGAATGTCGGGTCGCATCCGATTGACGATGTGACCAAGGACGATGTGCTCAGCCTCATCATCAAGGGCGAATTGCCCGGGGACTGGGTGCCGCGCGGGCGGGAAAAACTGCAATGA
- a CDS encoding TRAP transporter large permease gives MTPFEIGILSVIAIVVLVYVGVYIPIALGLVSFVSILLMRDNFDLAINLLKIAIGDSVMEYTFATVPLFTFMGLIVSKAGLGADIYTVMNSGFRKVKGGIGMATVGANAVFAAVTGSSIASASVFSKVSVPQMLAFDYNPRFAVGVVAGSSVLGMIIPPSAMLIIYSFVAEQSVGDMFLAGVVPGLLLAAAYVIAIYLMGRVTPKYVGGRPAEETEWMSPMEIADKTLPTLILIVAVLGGIYTGWLTPVEAGATGSLLGLVIAAFRKKLTLKTLWHALLETGHITASILFLITAASIYSRMLGLAGLPNELGDLLTNTQLTFFWIMVIYVAMMIFLGTILDTASIILIVVPLFLPLVEPMGLSLVWFGIITVVGAEIGLLTPPLGISCFVIKATLNDPRISLKDVFIGAFPFAIVMLIVLVALIRWPSLSLAILN, from the coding sequence GTGACACCTTTTGAAATCGGCATCCTGTCCGTCATCGCGATCGTTGTTCTCGTCTATGTCGGCGTCTATATCCCGATCGCGCTCGGCCTGGTCTCGTTCGTCTCGATCCTCCTGATGCGGGACAATTTCGACCTCGCGATCAATCTCCTGAAGATCGCGATCGGCGACAGCGTGATGGAATACACCTTCGCGACGGTCCCGCTCTTCACCTTCATGGGGCTGATCGTCTCCAAGGCGGGGCTCGGTGCCGACATCTACACCGTGATGAATTCCGGTTTTCGCAAGGTCAAGGGCGGGATCGGCATGGCAACCGTCGGTGCCAACGCCGTCTTCGCCGCGGTGACCGGATCGTCCATCGCTTCCGCCTCGGTGTTTTCGAAGGTCTCCGTGCCGCAAATGCTGGCCTTCGACTACAATCCGCGCTTCGCGGTCGGCGTTGTTGCCGGCTCGTCCGTTCTCGGCATGATCATCCCACCCTCCGCGATGCTGATCATCTATTCCTTCGTTGCCGAACAAAGCGTCGGCGACATGTTCCTTGCCGGGGTGGTGCCGGGTCTTCTGCTGGCCGCAGCCTATGTGATCGCGATCTACCTGATGGGACGGGTCACACCGAAATATGTCGGCGGCCGCCCGGCGGAAGAAACCGAGTGGATGTCCCCGATGGAAATCGCGGACAAGACCCTGCCGACGCTGATCCTGATCGTTGCCGTGCTCGGCGGTATCTATACGGGCTGGCTGACGCCGGTCGAGGCGGGGGCGACCGGATCGCTGCTCGGGCTGGTAATCGCTGCGTTCCGCAAGAAGCTGACCCTGAAGACGCTCTGGCATGCGCTTCTGGAGACGGGCCACATCACTGCCTCGATCCTGTTTCTGATCACGGCGGCGTCCATCTACAGCCGCATGCTCGGGCTTGCCGGCCTGCCGAACGAACTCGGCGATCTTCTGACCAACACGCAGCTGACCTTCTTCTGGATCATGGTCATTTACGTCGCGATGATGATCTTCCTCGGAACGATCCTCGACACGGCCTCCATCATCCTGATCGTCGTGCCGCTGTTCCTGCCGCTGGTCGAACCGATGGGGCTTTCCCTGGTCTGGTTCGGCATCATCACCGTTGTCGGCGCGGAGATCGGTCTGCTGACGCCTCCGCTCGGCATATCCTGTTTTGTCATCAAGGCAACGCTGAACGATCCGCGCATCTCGCTGAAGGACGTTTTTATCGGGGCCTTTCCGTTTGCGATCGTCATGCTGATCGTGCTGGTCGCACTGATCCGCTGGCCGTCGCTGAGTCTCGCTATCCTGAACTAG
- a CDS encoding GntR family transcriptional regulator, translating to MAIQMQMDASQEPSSTQRAYLAIRRMILVGELAPGEKLKIEKLRQILDMGGSPIREALTLLVSDLLVERLDQRGFRTSDVSPSNFAEILNLRCHLEEMALRESLANADHAWEDRLVISHHRMMREPRANVERFEELHKAFHMNLLNGCHSPVLLKFCNQLYDLNIRYRYLAGQALNYSARDIGKEHSNIMNAAVDRNTDLACTLLLDHYRNTGAFLEKHFSVEAAE from the coding sequence ATGGCTATACAAATGCAGATGGACGCATCGCAAGAACCTTCCTCTACGCAACGGGCGTATCTTGCAATTCGCAGGATGATTCTGGTCGGCGAGCTGGCACCAGGCGAAAAGCTGAAGATCGAAAAGCTCCGGCAGATACTCGATATGGGCGGTTCTCCGATCCGGGAAGCTCTGACATTGCTGGTCTCGGATCTGCTCGTCGAACGGCTCGATCAGCGCGGCTTCCGAACCTCGGATGTCAGCCCGTCGAACTTCGCGGAAATCCTCAACCTGCGCTGCCATCTGGAAGAAATGGCGCTGCGTGAAAGCCTTGCGAACGCGGATCACGCCTGGGAAGACCGGCTGGTGATCAGCCACCACCGCATGATGCGCGAACCGCGCGCCAACGTGGAGCGCTTCGAAGAGCTGCACAAGGCCTTTCACATGAACCTTCTGAACGGCTGCCATTCACCGGTCCTGCTGAAATTCTGCAACCAGCTCTACGATCTCAACATCCGTTACCGCTACCTGGCAGGACAGGCCCTCAACTATTCGGCCCGGGACATCGGCAAGGAACACAGCAACATCATGAATGCGGCCGTCGACAGAAACACCGACCTTGCCTGCACATTGCTGCTCGACCACTACCGCAACACCGGCGCATTTCTGGAAAAGCACTTCTCCGTCGAAGCCGCAGAATAG
- a CDS encoding mannitol dehydrogenase family protein — protein MSVTPILQFGTSRFLQAHVDLFVSEALRRGSAVGPITVVQSSGDPRRAARLAALSAAEGFEVQVRGVDRGQLIETRTRVTSVVRTLSLPADLERVRDIAVNEARIILSNTADAGFRSREADRLSTFDQAMSYPAKLTWLLFQRFREKSAAIQVMPTELVPQNGEVLRDLVFGISDLYPGEFRTWLQTEVIWVNSLVDRIVSEPLEPAGAVAEPYSLWAIEDQPGLLVPCSHPDVRIVPGLEPYETLKLFILNLGHTYLVSRWLGDESRRHRYVRDMLADPAAAADLEDLYAREVVPGFAAHGRKEEAGAYVETTLDRFRNPFLAHKLADIAQNHPEKIERRIAAFLAWARQADASFAAPRLDAISAGPAGVQVL, from the coding sequence ATGTCCGTAACCCCGATACTGCAATTCGGAACCAGCCGGTTTCTTCAGGCACACGTCGACCTTTTCGTATCAGAAGCGCTCCGGCGGGGCTCGGCAGTCGGGCCAATCACGGTGGTTCAGTCGAGCGGCGATCCCCGCCGCGCGGCCCGGCTCGCCGCCCTGTCGGCGGCGGAGGGTTTCGAAGTGCAGGTGAGGGGCGTTGATCGCGGTCAGCTGATCGAAACCCGGACGCGCGTGACCAGCGTGGTGCGGACGCTGTCTCTGCCCGCCGATCTCGAACGGGTCCGGGACATCGCGGTCAACGAGGCACGGATTATCCTGTCGAATACGGCCGATGCCGGCTTCCGTTCGCGTGAAGCGGACCGTCTCTCCACATTCGACCAGGCAATGTCCTATCCGGCAAAGCTGACCTGGCTGCTCTTTCAGCGGTTCCGGGAAAAATCCGCCGCTATACAGGTCATGCCGACGGAACTGGTGCCGCAGAACGGTGAGGTGCTGCGCGATCTCGTCTTCGGGATCAGCGACCTTTATCCCGGAGAGTTCCGAACGTGGCTGCAGACGGAGGTCATCTGGGTGAATTCTCTCGTCGACCGCATCGTGTCCGAACCGCTCGAACCGGCAGGCGCGGTGGCCGAGCCCTATTCTCTCTGGGCCATCGAAGACCAGCCCGGTCTCCTGGTGCCTTGTTCGCATCCGGACGTGCGCATCGTTCCGGGCCTTGAGCCCTATGAAACGCTCAAGCTTTTCATTCTTAACCTCGGGCACACCTATCTCGTGTCGCGCTGGCTTGGCGATGAGAGCAGGCGCCACAGGTATGTTCGGGACATGCTCGCCGACCCGGCAGCTGCCGCGGATCTGGAAGACCTCTATGCTCGTGAGGTCGTGCCCGGGTTTGCGGCCCATGGCCGGAAAGAGGAGGCGGGCGCCTATGTCGAGACCACGCTCGACAGGTTCAGGAACCCGTTTCTCGCCCACAAGCTTGCCGACATCGCCCAGAACCACCCGGAGAAGATCGAGCGCAGGATCGCTGCATTCCTGGCATGGGCGAGACAGGCGGATGCGTCATTTGCCGCGCCAAGGCTGGACGCGATATCCGCTGGCCCCGCCGGGGTCCAAGTGCTCTAG
- a CDS encoding ABC transporter substrate-binding protein codes for MKKLISTMMMASALVLTGAAAQAGEIAVIVKTTNSNFWQNVNKGASAAIKGQEAHTMTFNGPASESAIADQVSLVENAINRGVSGIVLAPSDPEALTPVVKKAFEAQIPVVIIDSGLADNAKDYYQAFLSTDNCAAGKLVADKMLSEVGSKGKVAVMSYVAGVGSEIGRVGCFVEHINEKSDIEIVGPFYSQSQMATALNQTTDVLAANDDLVGIFGANEPTAIGMGRAIVQAGKAGSITALGFDGNSDLQDFVRDGTLAGTAVQGSFQMGELGVQTIMKLLSGESVSDFIDTGVVLATKENIDQPEVQNVLY; via the coding sequence ATGAAAAAGCTGATTTCGACCATGATGATGGCAAGTGCACTGGTGCTGACGGGCGCCGCGGCACAGGCCGGTGAAATCGCGGTCATCGTCAAGACGACCAACTCGAATTTCTGGCAGAACGTGAACAAGGGTGCCAGCGCCGCGATCAAGGGACAGGAAGCGCATACGATGACCTTCAACGGTCCGGCTTCGGAATCCGCGATTGCCGATCAGGTGAGCCTTGTCGAAAATGCCATCAACCGCGGTGTTTCGGGCATCGTTCTTGCCCCGTCCGATCCGGAGGCGCTGACGCCGGTCGTCAAGAAGGCCTTCGAGGCGCAAATCCCGGTTGTCATCATCGACTCGGGTCTTGCCGACAACGCCAAGGACTATTACCAGGCCTTCCTTTCCACCGACAATTGCGCAGCCGGCAAGCTGGTTGCCGACAAGATGCTGTCCGAAGTCGGCTCCAAGGGCAAGGTTGCCGTGATGTCCTACGTTGCCGGTGTCGGGTCCGAAATCGGCCGGGTCGGCTGCTTCGTCGAACACATCAACGAGAAGTCCGACATCGAAATCGTCGGTCCGTTCTATTCGCAGTCGCAAATGGCGACCGCCCTCAACCAGACCACCGATGTTCTGGCCGCCAATGACGATCTCGTCGGCATCTTCGGCGCGAACGAGCCGACGGCAATCGGCATGGGCCGCGCGATCGTTCAGGCCGGCAAGGCCGGCAGCATCACCGCACTCGGCTTTGACGGCAATTCCGACCTCCAGGACTTCGTGCGCGACGGAACGCTTGCCGGAACGGCTGTCCAGGGGTCGTTCCAGATGGGCGAACTCGGCGTCCAGACCATCATGAAGCTGTTGAGCGGAGAGAGCGTGTCCGATTTCATCGACACGGGCGTCGTGTTGGCGACAAAAGAAAATATCGACCAGCCCGAAGTTCAAAACGTTCTTTACTGA
- a CDS encoding dioxygenase produces MRHVTKDNITDVFMGYFGPDTDPRLKEILKSLVTHLHDFARETNLTHEEWRKGIEFLEAAGNISDAERHEFVLLSDVLGLSSLVDMLHSNPKGTSSSVLGPFHITGAPPLAIGGDMRRDFGGEVLLAKGTIRDEDGNPIEGAELDIWQTAPNGMYSSQDPDQDTYSFHGIQTTGPDGHYGFTTVKPVSYTVPSDGPVGDILRGSGRHPWRPSHLHYIVKAPGFRTLVTEIFPDDDPYLDEDTVFGVREDLVMTYVEQPAGSFPSDGYVLSGKVGGTWLLADFDLVLVRDGT; encoded by the coding sequence ATGCGTCACGTCACGAAAGACAACATAACCGATGTTTTCATGGGATATTTCGGCCCGGACACCGATCCGCGCCTGAAGGAAATCCTGAAAAGCCTGGTCACGCATCTGCATGACTTCGCCCGTGAGACCAATCTGACGCACGAGGAATGGCGCAAGGGCATCGAATTCCTGGAAGCGGCGGGAAACATCTCCGATGCCGAGCGCCACGAATTCGTTCTCCTGTCGGATGTGCTTGGCCTGTCCTCACTGGTGGACATGCTGCATTCCAACCCGAAAGGAACCTCGTCGAGCGTGCTCGGGCCGTTCCATATCACCGGTGCTCCGCCGCTTGCGATCGGTGGAGACATGCGCCGCGACTTTGGCGGGGAGGTGCTTCTTGCAAAAGGCACGATCCGCGACGAGGACGGCAACCCGATCGAGGGGGCCGAACTCGATATCTGGCAGACAGCCCCGAACGGCATGTATTCCAGCCAAGACCCGGATCAGGATACCTATTCCTTCCACGGCATCCAGACAACCGGGCCGGACGGCCACTACGGTTTCACGACGGTCAAGCCGGTCAGCTACACGGTGCCGAGCGACGGTCCGGTCGGCGACATCCTGCGGGGCAGCGGCCGTCATCCCTGGCGCCCCTCCCATCTGCATTACATTGTCAAGGCACCCGGTTTCCGGACGCTGGTCACCGAGATCTTCCCCGACGATGATCCGTATCTCGACGAAGACACGGTCTTCGGTGTCCGCGAGGATCTCGTCATGACCTATGTCGAACAACCGGCCGGCTCGTTCCCCTCCGATGGCTACGTGTTGTCGGGCAAGGTCGGCGGCACCTGGCTGCTGGCCGATTTCGATCTGGTCCTGGTGCGCGACGGGACCTGA
- a CDS encoding TRAP transporter small permease — protein sequence MLRPIRTGVRALSNLASWVAMGANAVGTLIVLGLVLIVNYDVVARGLFNAPFRGAYEVVQFSMVLIVFLQLPDVVRMNRLTRSDGFLTILSTSRPRSAGTIRRTINFVSGVFMLLVAYAIWPEFVEMYETKDFFGVPGIFTAPWWPIKLAIFLSATLCTILFFIKVLMPDPAVEPVRLNEHAEENA from the coding sequence ATGCTGCGACCAATCCGTACTGGCGTTCGCGCCCTTTCAAACCTCGCCAGCTGGGTTGCCATGGGTGCCAACGCGGTTGGCACCCTCATCGTGCTCGGCCTCGTCCTGATCGTGAATTACGACGTGGTTGCGCGCGGTCTCTTCAACGCCCCGTTCCGCGGGGCGTATGAAGTGGTCCAGTTCTCCATGGTGCTCATCGTCTTTCTGCAGCTGCCCGATGTGGTGCGGATGAACCGGCTGACGCGCTCCGACGGATTCCTGACCATTCTGTCGACGTCCCGGCCCCGGTCTGCGGGAACGATCCGGCGCACGATCAATTTCGTGTCTGGCGTGTTCATGCTGCTCGTGGCCTATGCGATCTGGCCGGAATTCGTCGAGATGTATGAAACAAAAGACTTTTTTGGTGTTCCGGGTATTTTCACGGCGCCCTGGTGGCCGATCAAGCTCGCCATCTTTCTCAGCGCCACCCTGTGCACGATCCTGTTCTTCATCAAGGTCCTGATGCCGGACCCGGCGGTCGAGCCTGTCCGCCTTAACGAACATGCCGAGGAAAACGCGTGA
- a CDS encoding ABC transporter permease — MANLDRGAYPVPAAFRLSAGSFHKLSAVLTLLALVIAFSFGNDAFLTVNNGLTVLLQTSVIGLLGIGMTMVIITGGIDLSVGSVLALSGVVTGLSIKAGVPTAPAMALGIVAGAFCGFLNGFVITKMRITPFVATLGMMLIARGVALQLTGAAPISRLGEAFGILGNGSLFRIVEKTGGIFPKVVFPGIPYPAILLAVVAIGAAYLLNRRQAGRHIYATGSNEEAARLAGVLVDRTKIFAYTLSGALAGLAGNVLMSRLVTVQPNEGVMYELDAIAAAVIGGASLMGGVGNISGTMIGAFIIGVLRNGLNMAGVSAFIQQIVIGVIVILAVYIDQIRNRR; from the coding sequence ATGGCGAATCTTGATAGGGGGGCGTATCCGGTGCCTGCGGCTTTCAGACTTTCGGCCGGGTCGTTTCACAAGCTATCGGCTGTTCTGACCCTTTTGGCGCTGGTGATCGCGTTTTCGTTCGGCAACGACGCGTTCCTGACCGTCAACAACGGTCTCACGGTCCTTCTTCAGACCTCGGTAATCGGTCTGCTCGGCATCGGCATGACAATGGTCATCATCACGGGCGGGATCGACCTCAGCGTCGGCTCTGTTCTGGCATTGTCGGGCGTCGTGACCGGTCTTTCCATAAAGGCTGGTGTTCCGACCGCGCCGGCCATGGCGCTCGGGATTGTCGCGGGCGCGTTTTGCGGGTTCCTGAACGGTTTCGTCATCACCAAGATGCGGATCACGCCCTTCGTCGCGACGCTCGGAATGATGCTGATCGCGCGCGGCGTTGCGCTGCAGCTCACCGGCGCAGCGCCGATTTCGAGGCTCGGGGAAGCCTTCGGCATCCTGGGGAACGGGTCCCTTTTCAGGATCGTCGAGAAAACCGGCGGCATATTCCCGAAAGTGGTGTTTCCGGGCATTCCGTATCCCGCGATCCTGCTCGCGGTCGTGGCGATTGGAGCCGCCTATCTTCTGAACAGGCGGCAGGCCGGGCGGCATATCTACGCGACCGGGTCCAATGAAGAAGCCGCGCGGCTTGCCGGAGTCCTGGTCGACCGGACAAAGATCTTCGCCTACACGCTGTCGGGCGCCCTTGCCGGACTTGCGGGCAATGTCCTGATGTCGCGCCTCGTGACCGTACAGCCGAATGAAGGCGTGATGTACGAGCTTGACGCCATCGCCGCGGCGGTGATCGGCGGAGCCTCGCTGATGGGCGGTGTCGGCAACATATCCGGCACCATGATCGGTGCATTCATCATCGGCGTCCTGCGCAACGGCCTGAACATGGCGGGTGTCTCTGCCTTCATCCAGCAAATCGTGATCGGCGTGATCGTCATTCTGGCGGTCTACATCGATCAGATCCGAAACCGGCGCTGA
- a CDS encoding C4-dicarboxylate TRAP transporter substrate-binding protein: MFGKMTRRGALALALLSATSLPTSATETIKAVVIDGYPARALWVKEFTNFFIPEVDKRLAETGNYKMDWQESYGGSIVKPKGVLEGIKLGLGDIGIVTTIFHSSKLPSQAISAVTPFVAPDSRAVAKAVDEIAKEFPTMQKEFEKQNQVYLATGVVLDTYQVFSKDPINGISDIEGKKVAGAGMNLRYLEGIDGAAGVRGGLTDFYNMLQTGLVDKAMLWPEAASTFKIAEVAPYMLKADLGAVNSKTITVNKDYWDGLPDEVKEVLQEVAVEYRDHVAGIAMDRAQASRDKYVEAGGTIVEMDPAEREAWAAAIPNLAVEWAADLDSKGEPGSDMLKAYMTKLQDSGFTPTRDWSAELSQ, translated from the coding sequence ATGTTTGGAAAAATGACGAGACGGGGTGCACTTGCTCTTGCGCTTTTGAGTGCCACTTCGCTGCCCACGTCCGCGACCGAGACCATCAAGGCCGTCGTCATCGACGGCTATCCGGCGCGTGCTCTCTGGGTAAAGGAATTCACCAACTTCTTCATTCCGGAAGTCGACAAGCGGCTTGCCGAAACCGGCAACTACAAGATGGACTGGCAGGAAAGCTACGGCGGGTCCATCGTGAAGCCGAAGGGTGTCCTGGAAGGCATCAAGCTGGGGCTCGGTGACATCGGTATCGTGACGACGATCTTCCATTCGTCGAAACTGCCGAGCCAGGCGATTTCCGCGGTAACGCCATTCGTTGCACCGGATTCCCGTGCGGTCGCCAAGGCGGTTGACGAGATCGCCAAGGAATTCCCGACCATGCAGAAGGAATTCGAGAAGCAGAACCAGGTGTACCTGGCAACGGGTGTCGTGCTGGATACCTACCAGGTGTTTTCAAAGGACCCGATCAACGGCATTTCCGACATTGAAGGCAAGAAGGTTGCCGGTGCCGGCATGAACCTGAGATACCTGGAAGGCATCGACGGTGCGGCCGGTGTCCGCGGCGGTCTGACCGATTTCTACAACATGCTGCAGACCGGCCTCGTCGACAAGGCGATGCTGTGGCCGGAAGCCGCCAGTACGTTCAAGATTGCCGAAGTCGCGCCCTACATGCTGAAGGCGGATCTTGGTGCGGTGAATTCCAAGACGATCACCGTGAACAAGGATTACTGGGACGGTCTTCCCGATGAGGTCAAGGAAGTTCTGCAGGAGGTTGCTGTCGAGTACCGCGACCATGTCGCAGGCATTGCCATGGATCGGGCCCAGGCCAGCCGCGACAAGTATGTCGAAGCAGGCGGCACCATCGTGGAAATGGACCCGGCCGAACGCGAAGCCTGGGCGGCCGCGATCCCGAACCTTGCCGTGGAATGGGCCGCAGACCTTGATTCCAAGGGCGAGCCGGGCAGTGATATGCTGAAGGCCTACATGACCAAACTGCAGGACTCGGGCTTCACACCGACCCGCGACTGGTCTGCGGAACTTTCGCAGTAA